The Exiguobacterium acetylicum genome includes a window with the following:
- a CDS encoding YcjF family protein: MDDFFGEGLETNQQKRKRKLEEIFDQSFESERRDFNQSLEQDVTVALIGDVNAGKSSTLNAILGREVATVGARPGETVRIDQVRQHPEDKVIFVDTPGLNDANTQNSEATWTYYQSADVILYFLNAAGTVLSETETKNFRKIYQHNQNVLIVVTKMDATNDVDTIVRHIEEKLPGPKIIPVSAKEGTNIDRLRREVLDILKKFDKDNVFVRQMDPTVRGKIANNWIVGAGTAAGAIGAVPFPGADIIPLTSIQIGLMLKLSNLYERQLSKESAKELLVVTIVGNSGKTAFRQIAKLVPGYGAVIAAGVASTATLALGYGTKYVYENKLELTPEQLMGFVKRFRKKAEESSEETNE; this comes from the coding sequence ATGGATGATTTTTTTGGTGAAGGACTTGAGACCAATCAACAAAAACGAAAACGCAAACTGGAGGAAATCTTTGATCAGTCGTTTGAATCGGAACGACGGGATTTTAATCAATCGTTGGAGCAGGATGTGACAGTCGCTCTGATTGGAGACGTCAACGCAGGAAAATCCTCAACCTTGAACGCGATTCTCGGACGAGAAGTGGCAACGGTCGGTGCTCGACCAGGGGAGACGGTTCGCATTGATCAAGTAAGACAACACCCAGAAGATAAAGTCATCTTCGTTGATACACCAGGATTGAATGATGCCAATACACAGAACTCGGAAGCGACATGGACATACTACCAAAGTGCCGACGTCATTCTCTATTTTTTGAATGCGGCAGGTACCGTCTTATCCGAGACGGAAACGAAAAATTTCCGGAAGATTTATCAACATAATCAAAATGTCTTGATCGTCGTTACGAAGATGGACGCGACGAATGATGTCGATACGATTGTCCGCCATATTGAAGAAAAATTGCCTGGACCGAAAATCATTCCCGTATCAGCAAAAGAAGGAACAAATATCGATCGGCTCCGCCGGGAGGTCCTCGATATCTTAAAAAAGTTCGACAAGGATAATGTGTTTGTTCGCCAGATGGATCCAACCGTTCGCGGCAAGATCGCGAACAACTGGATTGTTGGTGCAGGAACAGCCGCTGGTGCGATTGGTGCCGTGCCGTTTCCGGGAGCTGATATCATTCCGTTGACCTCGATTCAAATCGGCTTGATGCTGAAGTTATCGAATCTGTACGAACGACAGTTATCCAAAGAGAGTGCAAAAGAATTACTTGTCGTGACAATCGTCGGGAACTCTGGAAAAACGGCTTTTCGGCAAATAGCGAAGCTGGTTCCGGGATATGGTGCTGTCATTGCAGCTGGAGTTGCTTCAACAGCAACCCTTGCGCTTGGATACGGGACGAAATATGTCTATGAGAATAAGCTCGAACTGACACCGGAACAACTGATGGGATTCGTCAAACGATTCCGCAAGAAAGCAGAGGAGTCGTCAGAAGAGACAAACGAGTAA
- a CDS encoding response regulator encodes MALYLLVDSHEPTRRILRRKLLAAGQDVQEAGSGEEALEQLSNSDVDVLLTELRLPEMDGVELLRAAKQRAPLTKQIVLTDYMQVHTLLAAVNAGNVSRMMTKPLKVDERILSIMTKIGDEVVETKQRKRNLVNHFESVLLSSDRPYCLFFEDGTIASQRSLIISHSEQEVREKDKIQRLEFPTQFGTYILYQSVIGSITKPV; translated from the coding sequence ATGGCACTTTATCTATTAGTTGACTCACATGAACCGACACGACGGATTTTACGTCGTAAACTGCTAGCAGCGGGACAAGACGTACAGGAAGCAGGATCAGGAGAAGAAGCACTGGAACAACTCAGCAATTCTGACGTAGATGTCTTGCTGACGGAACTTCGACTTCCAGAAATGGACGGGGTCGAGTTATTACGCGCTGCTAAACAACGTGCGCCGCTAACGAAACAAATCGTGTTGACCGATTATATGCAGGTGCATACACTGCTTGCTGCCGTAAATGCGGGAAACGTCAGTCGGATGATGACGAAACCTTTGAAAGTTGATGAGCGAATACTTTCCATCATGACTAAAATTGGTGATGAAGTCGTCGAAACGAAGCAACGAAAACGCAATTTAGTAAATCATTTCGAGAGCGTGCTTTTGAGTTCGGATCGTCCATACTGTTTATTTTTTGAAGACGGAACGATTGCCAGTCAACGCTCTTTAATCATTAGTCACTCCGAACAAGAGGTGCGTGAAAAAGACAAGATACAGCGCTTAGAATTCCCCACGCAGTTCGGCACCTACATCTTGTATCAATCAGTCATCGGAAGCATTACGAAACCCGTTTGA
- a CDS encoding glycosyltransferase family 2 protein yields the protein MIGIAMSTYENEAIITETIRSLKNQQAPFFCVIADDGSTDTTVETMRRLTDRDERFEVLALPHGERGIARKTAIDRLKQFGVQYLYIIDSDMVLEDQLLKSCLLYLDAHPEVGALVIPELAYSDYANYFSQVKVFERNLFNVPSDQLDTHTMEAARFWRLEAYIASGEINPTQISFEETQPTIRYLEQGGIIRRATFTHVRHNEKQVELNDLLRKKRYYFDVMPATLDAEQGGFMKALRRWYFFRPVLYHQANLKKYGRHPILTAGVIYMYLRLSFIGVESLFFKRVS from the coding sequence ATGATCGGAATCGCGATGTCGACTTATGAAAACGAAGCCATCATTACCGAAACAATCCGTTCTCTAAAAAACCAACAGGCTCCATTCTTCTGCGTCATCGCAGATGACGGCTCAACGGATACAACCGTTGAGACGATGCGGCGACTGACAGACAGGGACGAACGTTTTGAAGTGCTTGCCTTGCCACACGGGGAACGAGGGATTGCCCGCAAGACAGCAATTGATCGCCTCAAGCAATTTGGCGTGCAGTACCTATACATCATCGATTCGGATATGGTCCTCGAAGATCAACTCCTAAAGAGTTGTCTGCTCTATCTCGATGCTCATCCGGAAGTGGGTGCCCTCGTCATACCTGAACTTGCATACAGTGATTATGCGAATTACTTTAGTCAGGTAAAAGTCTTTGAACGCAATCTGTTCAATGTTCCGAGTGACCAGCTTGATACACATACGATGGAAGCCGCACGCTTTTGGCGGCTCGAGGCGTACATCGCTTCAGGTGAAATCAATCCGACACAAATCAGTTTCGAAGAGACACAGCCGACGATTCGTTACTTGGAACAAGGTGGAATCATCCGTCGTGCCACTTTTACACATGTGCGTCATAACGAAAAGCAGGTCGAATTAAACGACCTGCTTCGAAAAAAACGCTATTACTTTGACGTGATGCCTGCGACGCTTGACGCTGAACAGGGGGGCTTCATGAAAGCCTTACGACGTTGGTATTTCTTCCGTCCGGTTCTTTATCATCAGGCAAATTTAAAGAAATATGGACGTCACCCTATTTTGACAGCAGGTGTCATCTACATGTACTTGCGTCTTAGCTTCATTGGTGTAGAGTCTCTCTTCTTCAAACGGGTTTCGTAA
- a CDS encoding peroxiredoxin-like family protein, which yields MTRLLEEIKQYQSEFRQKAPAEKQRLMAEATAELAASGVAKGLGIGDTIPNFTLPDTSGEPVAIKTLLEQGPVILTFYRGGWCPYCNLELRAYEREIDRIRAQGATVVAISPETPDFAEQTANKNELSFPVLSDVDLHVSRQFDLVFDLPDYLIEIYKASGLDVAKHNGNDDWQLPKPATFIIDMSGVIRFAEVPSDYTKRIDPQTIIDYLEK from the coding sequence ATGACACGCTTACTTGAAGAAATTAAACAGTATCAATCGGAATTCCGACAAAAAGCACCTGCAGAAAAACAACGCCTGATGGCAGAAGCGACAGCTGAACTTGCTGCTTCTGGAGTCGCCAAAGGGTTAGGTATCGGTGATACGATTCCAAACTTTACGTTACCCGATACATCAGGGGAGCCGGTCGCCATCAAGACATTACTTGAGCAAGGTCCTGTCATCTTGACGTTTTATCGGGGCGGCTGGTGCCCGTACTGTAATCTCGAGCTTCGCGCGTACGAACGGGAAATTGACCGAATTCGTGCACAGGGAGCGACCGTCGTTGCAATCAGTCCGGAGACACCTGACTTTGCTGAACAAACAGCGAACAAGAATGAGTTAAGTTTCCCCGTCTTAAGTGACGTTGATTTGCATGTATCTCGTCAATTTGACCTTGTATTTGACTTACCAGATTATCTGATTGAGATTTATAAGGCATCAGGACTCGATGTAGCGAAGCACAACGGAAATGATGATTGGCAGTTGCCGAAACCGGCGACGTTCATCATTGATATGAGTGGTGTGATTCGTTTCGCAGAAGTGCCATCGGATTATACGAAACGCATTGATCCGCAGACGATTATCGATTACCTCGAGAAGTAA
- a CDS encoding sugar phosphate nucleotidyltransferase has translation MYILLLSGGSGKRLWPLSNDLNSKQFLKILEDRDGNKQSMMERVFQQLQEVGLDDRTVITTTSSQVDAIENQLGFKTSIIQEPSRRDTFPAIMLATSYLAERIDLEETVIIMPVDPYVELSFFERFEQLDQAVQEHPDALHLMGVEPLHPTSKYGYIIPQTSENMSIVERFQEKPTLDVAADLIDQGALWNCGVFACRLDFLMRRLEEQNVPTSFEALRSEYETLEKTSFDYAVVEKTDALFVHRYDGYWKDLGTWNTLTEEMPHPLHGNARMLHSTNTHIVNELQVPVLGIGLDNLIVSVSPDGVLVASKDETPALKDYLTDATLPPQFEWKRWGYATILHQQQLEDGRYAVTRRLHIKANQQISHHYHAHTDSTWSILQGRAEALIDGQSQQLGPTSVVHIPQGVPHTLTTLEDLIMIEIKYSIDWTEQDNYPLPTSIRSNP, from the coding sequence ATGTATATTCTTTTACTATCAGGTGGATCCGGAAAACGGCTTTGGCCGCTCTCGAACGATTTAAACTCGAAACAGTTCTTAAAGATCCTTGAAGATCGCGATGGCAATAAACAGTCCATGATGGAACGCGTCTTTCAACAGCTTCAGGAAGTCGGTCTGGACGATCGAACTGTCATTACGACGACCAGCTCACAAGTCGATGCAATCGAAAACCAACTTGGGTTCAAAACGTCCATCATTCAGGAACCATCACGTCGCGATACGTTCCCTGCCATCATGCTTGCGACGAGTTACTTGGCAGAGCGGATTGATTTAGAAGAGACGGTCATCATCATGCCGGTCGATCCTTACGTTGAATTATCGTTTTTTGAACGCTTCGAGCAACTGGACCAAGCCGTCCAAGAACATCCGGATGCGCTTCATTTAATGGGTGTCGAACCGTTGCATCCTACATCAAAATATGGCTATATCATTCCGCAGACTTCCGAAAACATGTCCATCGTCGAACGCTTTCAGGAGAAACCGACACTCGATGTTGCCGCAGATTTGATTGACCAAGGTGCGCTTTGGAACTGTGGTGTCTTCGCCTGCCGACTGGACTTTTTAATGCGGCGCTTAGAAGAACAAAATGTTCCAACATCGTTTGAAGCACTGCGTTCGGAGTATGAGACACTAGAAAAAACGTCGTTTGATTATGCTGTTGTCGAGAAAACGGACGCTTTATTCGTTCACCGGTATGATGGCTACTGGAAAGATCTCGGGACGTGGAACACTTTGACAGAAGAAATGCCGCACCCACTTCACGGGAACGCCCGGATGCTCCACTCGACGAATACACATATCGTTAATGAGTTGCAGGTACCCGTGTTAGGAATCGGACTCGATAACTTGATCGTATCCGTGAGTCCGGATGGTGTCCTCGTTGCTTCAAAAGATGAAACACCTGCCTTAAAGGACTATTTGACGGATGCAACACTTCCACCACAATTTGAATGGAAACGCTGGGGTTATGCGACGATTTTACATCAGCAACAATTAGAGGACGGACGTTATGCGGTGACCCGTCGGCTGCATATTAAAGCAAATCAGCAAATCAGTCACCATTATCATGCGCATACCGATTCGACATGGAGCATCTTACAAGGTCGCGCTGAAGCACTGATCGATGGTCAGTCACAGCAACTCGGTCCGACTTCTGTCGTGCATATCCCACAAGGCGTTCCACATACCCTGACAACACTAGAAGATTTGATCATGATCGAAATTAAATATTCGATTGATTGGACAGAGCAGGATAACTATCCGCTCCCCACCTCCATTCGGTCCAATCCATGA
- the manA gene encoding mannose-6-phosphate isomerase, class I — MYAIQPIFKERIWGGRRLEVLFQFELPEGQIGECWTASAHASGKTHFLDGPDQGKTLDELWQTKRTELFGDYLLDAFPLHVKFLDSSAYLSVQVHPNDEEARRLEGEPYGKNECWYILEATPGAEIILGHNLQSRDDLFRCAQEKDWETSLRHQQVKPGEFYYIPSGTIHALGPGIVLLEIQQMSDRTYRLYDYDRLGDDGKPRELHVEKAIAVTTIPDEPWTNQPEVILKEGGVMTKLLQVPSFTVIRHEVTGTYALHDYPVFRLLTVIDGKGEARQGNRVIPLQKGKQFFLPRRAGDYEISGSVTFMTSEVFLD; from the coding sequence ATGTATGCCATTCAACCAATTTTTAAAGAACGAATTTGGGGCGGTCGACGTTTAGAAGTGTTGTTTCAGTTTGAATTACCAGAAGGGCAAATTGGAGAATGTTGGACAGCATCCGCCCACGCAAGTGGGAAGACGCACTTCTTAGATGGACCTGATCAGGGCAAGACGCTAGATGAACTATGGCAAACAAAACGGACAGAACTGTTCGGTGATTATCTGCTTGACGCCTTTCCGCTTCATGTAAAATTTTTGGATTCGTCCGCCTACTTATCCGTTCAAGTCCATCCGAATGATGAGGAGGCACGACGGCTAGAAGGAGAACCATATGGTAAAAATGAATGCTGGTATATTTTAGAGGCTACACCAGGGGCAGAAATCATTCTCGGTCACAATCTACAATCACGAGATGATCTGTTCCGGTGCGCTCAAGAAAAGGACTGGGAGACGTCTCTTCGACATCAACAAGTTAAACCTGGCGAATTCTATTACATTCCGAGCGGTACGATCCACGCTTTAGGACCAGGCATCGTTCTTCTTGAGATTCAACAGATGAGCGATCGGACGTACCGACTATATGATTACGACAGATTAGGAGATGACGGGAAACCGAGAGAATTGCACGTTGAAAAGGCGATTGCCGTCACGACGATTCCAGATGAGCCATGGACGAATCAACCAGAAGTTATTCTGAAGGAAGGGGGCGTCATGACGAAGTTGTTGCAGGTTCCTTCCTTTACGGTCATCCGTCATGAAGTGACTGGTACGTATGCATTACATGATTATCCGGTCTTTCGTTTATTGACTGTCATTGATGGTAAAGGAGAAGCACGACAAGGGAATCGCGTGATTCCTTTACAGAAAGGAAAACAATTCTTTTTACCGCGTCGAGCGGGAGATTACGAAATATCTGGATCCGTCACGTTCATGACGAGTGAAGTGTTTTTAGACTAA